The Helianthus annuus cultivar XRQ/B chromosome 16, HanXRQr2.0-SUNRISE, whole genome shotgun sequence genome includes a window with the following:
- the LOC110877308 gene encoding SWI/SNF complex subunit SWI3B: MATNSGGSDTPLKSQPEPIPAPENQNPQTFNSSPNPIPVTHSKFPTPATVSSRPKEVNSVPESDVIHVPSYSRWFSWNNIHECEVRHLPEFFDGKSPSKTPKVYKYYRNTIVKKFRDSIKENPPSKENPTPKITFTEVRKCIIGDVGSVRKVFDFLESWGLINYFGPPMTKAQLKWEDKESKNVTAAAQPNSDPAGANLVGDASAAKKKFCSSCNLPCTIACFSNIKKDTTFCARCYVRAGVNSADFKRVEISEDVKADWTEKETLHLLEAIMHYGDDWKKVSEHVVGRSEKECVDRFIKLPFGEQYIGPPDSVDPEEIFCKGTDQLDTESNPSKKMRPTPFDDASNPILAQAAFLSTLVGVEVAERAASAAVKALTEVNNGTSKEFLESSAGDARNNDSVTTNGKNNANSFEGVYLEAKSQLEKEEHELERTISDIVEVQAKDIHDKLVHFEELELQMEREWQQLKQMQNQLFADQLTLLFNKKTMEQI; encoded by the exons ATGGCTACAAACTCCGGCGGCAGCGACACCCCCCTCAAATCCCAACCTGAACCTATCCCCGCACCGGAAAATCAAAACCCCCAAACTTTCAATTCGTCCCCAAACCCCATTCCGGTCACCCATTCCAAGTTTCCGACTCCTGCCACCGTTAGTTCACGGCCAAAGGAAGTTAATTCGGTGCCTGAATCTGATGTTATTCATGTTCCTAGCTATTCTA GGTGGTTTTCTTGGAACAACATTCACGAATGTGAGGTGCGACATCTGCCAGAATTTTTTGACGGAAAGTCACCATCTAAAACCCCAAAAGTTTACAAATACTACAGAAACACAATAGTTAAAAAATTCAGAGACAGTATCAAAGAGAACCCACCATCTAAAGAAAACCCCACGCCAAAAATAACGTTCACTGAGGTCCGTAAATGCATAATTGGAGACGTGGGGTCCGTCCGGAAGGTTTTCGATTTCTTGGAATCATGGGGTTTGATTAATTACTTCGGCCCACCAATGACAAAGGCTCAGTTAAAATGGGAAGATAAAGAAAGTAAAAATGTTACTGCAGCCGCACAGCCGAACAGTGATCCAGCTGGCGCTAATTTGGTCGGCGATGCTAGTGCTGCAAAGAAGAAATTTTGCAGTAGCTGCAATTTGCCTTGCACCATCGCGTGTTTTTCTAACATTAAG AAAGATACGACATTTTGTGCAAGGTGTTATGTTCGAGCTGGAGTTAACTCAGCAGATTTTAAACGAGTGGAAATCAGTGAAGATGTAAAAGCTGACTGGACCGAAAAAGAGACGTTGCACCTTCTAGAAGCAATTATGCATTATGGTGATGACTGGAAAAAGGTATCAGAGCATGTTGTTGGTAGAAGTGAAAAAGAATGCGTAGACCGTTTTATCAAGCTTCCTTTTGGAGAGCAATATATTGGGCCTCCTGATTCAGTTGATCCTGAGGAAATTTTTTGTAAAGGTACAGATCAGCTTGATACCGAATCGAATCCGAGCAAAAAGATGCGACCCACACCGTTTGATGATGCAAGCAACCCGATCTTGGCTCAG GCTGCTTTCCTCTCAACATTGGTGGGTGTAGAGGTTGCAGAAAGAGCTGCTTCTGCAGCTGTAAAGGCTTTGACTGAAGTCAACAACGGAACGAGTAAAGAATTTCTTGAATCCTCTGCTGGTGATGCGAGAAATAATG ATTCAGTAACGACCAATGGTAAGAACAATGCAAATTCATTTGAAGGAGTTTATCTTGAAGCAAAATCGCAGCTTGAGAAGGAGGAACATGAGTTGGAGAGAACCATATCAGACATTGTTGAAGTGCAg GCGAAGGATATCCATGATAAACTTGTTCATTTTGAGGAGCTTGAACTACAAATGGAGAGAGAATGGCAGCAACTAAAACAAATGCAGAATCAGTTGTTTGCTGATCAGCTAACTCTTTTGTTTAACAAAAAAACAATGGAACAAATATGA
- the LOC110877310 gene encoding psbP domain-containing protein 3, chloroplastic: MAPLSSLHSRLHNIPSSPLVPHLTGPKKPHHQNLIFCKTHQQHQDLCLKVEDGSLKVQRRGLLMHTVFGSLFAPAMVPLAFAEEAVPEGYRIYTDDVNKFKIMIPQDWQIGGGDGNGFKSVTAFFPSEASNSNVSLVITGLGADFTKLESFGKVDEFAENLVSGLDRSWQRPPGVLAKLVDSKAKKGMYYIEYTLKNPGESERHLYSVLGIANNGWYNRLYTLTGQYIDEESEKYRSEIEKAVASFRLV, from the exons ATGGCGCCTCTTTCATCTCTCCATTCTCGTCTTCACAATATTCCATCTTCACCTCTTGTTCCTCACCTTACAG GACCCAAGAAACCCCATCATCAAAATCTCATCTTTTGCAAGACCCATCAACAACATCAAGATTTATG CTTAAAAGTTGAAGATGGATCTCTAAAAGTTCAAAGAAGAGGTCTTTTGATGCACACTGTATTTGGTTCATTGTTTGCACCTGCAATGGTTCCACTTGCATTTGCAGAAGAAG CTGTTCCAGAGGGTTACCGAATCTACACTGATGATGTGAACAAGTTCAAGATCATGATTCCTCAAG ATTGGCAAATCGGAGGAGGAGACGGCAATGGATTCAAGTCCGTTACCGCATTCTTCCCTTCAGAAGCTTCTAATTCAAATG TCAGTTTAGTGATCACGGGGCTTGGTGCGGATTTTACTAAGTTAGAATCTTTTGGTAAGGTCGATGAGTTTGCGGAGAACCTG GTTAGCGGATTGGACAGAAGCTGGCAAAGACCTCCTGGTGTTTTAGCTAAACTCGTCGACAGTAAAGCCAAAAAAG GTATGTACTACATAGAGTACACACTCAAGAATCCCGGGGAAAGTGAAAGACATCTATATTCTGTTTTGGGAATAGCTAACAACGGTTGGTATAACAGATTATATACTCTCACAGGACAG TACATAGATGAAGAATCAGAGAAATACCGTTCAGAGATCGAAAAG GCTGTTGCATCATTCAGATTAGTCTGA
- the LOC118488274 gene encoding uncharacterized protein LOC118488274 translates to MWNALVESQTWTSFLQNYKQLQSMLIHHQDVLDYLNSTWLNKYKEMFVSVWTNECLHFGNQTTNRAESQHAKLKKFLNSANCTLDKIVRHIDEVVNSQYTIVKDSFEKSRTVLMHKHNLPMLKLLHGSVSHEALDIIIAERHLKRSHCRCQVRKCYGLPCACEISKYKKAGQCIKLRFGRCAW, encoded by the exons ATGTGGAATGCACTCGTTGAATCTCAAACGTGGACATCATTCCTCCAAAATTACAAGCAACTTCAGTCAATGTTAATCCATCATCAAG ATGTTTTGGATTACTTGAATAGTACTTGGTTAAACAAGTATAAAGAAATGTTTGTGTCCGTATGGACTAACGAATGCTTACATTTCGGAAATCAGACAACTAACAGAGCTGAAAGCCAACATGCCAAGCTAAAAAAATTCTTGAATTCAGCAAATTGTACCTTAGATAAGATTGTTCGTCACATTGATGAAGTAGTGAACTCGCAATATACAATTGTTAAAGATAGCTTCGAAAAAAGTAGAACTGTTCTAATGCATAAACACAACCTACCAATGTTGAAGCTATTACATGGCTCTGTTTCTCATGAAGCACTTGATATAATAATAGCAGAGCGTCATTTAAAGCGTTCACATTGTCGTTGTCAAGTTCGTAAGTGTTATGGATTACCATGTGCTTGTGAAATCTCAAAGTATAAGAAAGCAGGTCAGTGTATTAAACTAAGATTCGGTCGATGTGCTTGGTAA